From the genome of Marinibacterium anthonyi, one region includes:
- the repC2 gene encoding Plasmid replication initiation protein RepC2, whose amino-acid sequence MAAVRTKPVSAGDVPAVDKWQVLRDLATARQAYGLSDRDLGVLQALISFHPGADLGGASLVVHPSNRSICDRLNGMPNSTMRRHVARLVDAGIVVRRDSPNGKRYARRYGDEKIAYGFDLSPLARRAVEFRNAADQARADATRLKRLREEASLMRRDLEALAAEGRSLAPSAAPWDAYSDMAALTARALRRKLSADETAALRNRLSEALTEVKRALDLVENPGAETEELSTAPTENEQHIQSSKKDFKESEPGGSGALRVVTNAQRTQCEENVNDPGPQCPSSDSGPDLRTVLDRCNEVQAFHEGPIRSWADLVRAAGTLAPMMGIPISVWNEAVHDMGARQAATVVAAMLERFDRIHSPGGYLRSLSRKAAARQFNCGRMIAALKKRAA is encoded by the coding sequence ATGGCGGCTGTCCGGACGAAACCCGTATCCGCGGGTGACGTTCCGGCCGTCGACAAATGGCAGGTCCTGCGCGACCTCGCGACCGCACGCCAGGCCTATGGCCTGTCCGACCGCGATCTTGGCGTGCTGCAGGCCCTGATCTCGTTCCATCCCGGGGCGGATCTGGGCGGCGCATCGCTTGTCGTCCACCCGTCGAACCGGTCGATCTGCGACCGCCTGAACGGCATGCCCAATTCCACCATGCGGCGTCACGTGGCCCGGCTGGTCGATGCCGGCATCGTGGTCCGGCGCGACAGCCCCAACGGCAAACGCTATGCCCGCCGCTACGGTGACGAAAAGATCGCCTACGGTTTCGATCTCTCCCCCCTCGCCCGCCGCGCCGTGGAATTCCGGAACGCCGCGGATCAGGCCCGCGCCGACGCCACCCGCCTGAAACGCCTGCGGGAAGAGGCCAGCCTGATGCGCCGCGACCTTGAAGCGCTGGCCGCCGAAGGACGGTCCCTGGCACCCTCTGCGGCTCCTTGGGACGCCTATTCCGACATGGCCGCCCTCACGGCCCGGGCCCTGCGCCGGAAGCTCTCGGCCGACGAGACAGCAGCCCTGCGCAACCGCCTGTCCGAAGCCCTGACCGAGGTGAAACGGGCGCTGGATCTTGTGGAAAATCCGGGCGCCGAAACAGAAGAATTGAGCACCGCACCCACTGAAAATGAGCAGCACATACAGAGTTCTAAAAAAGACTTTAAAGAATCTGAACCTGGTGGATCTGGAGCTTTGCGTGTCGTTACAAATGCGCAGCGTACGCAATGCGAAGAAAATGTTAACGATCCTGGACCACAGTGCCCCTCTTCAGACAGTGGTCCGGACTTGAGGACGGTTCTAGACCGGTGCAACGAAGTGCAAGCTTTTCATGAAGGCCCGATCCGATCCTGGGCAGATCTGGTTCGCGCGGCAGGAACTCTTGCACCGATGATGGGCATACCAATTTCGGTGTGGAATGAAGCCGTCCACGACATGGGAGCGAGGCAGGCTGCAACGGTCGTGGCGGCAATGCTGGAAAGGTTTGACCGAATCCATTCCCCCGGCGGGTATCTGCGCTCACTCAGCCGCAAGGCTGCCGCGCGACAGTTCAACTGCGGAAGAATGATTGCTGCGCTAAAGAAACGGGCAGCATGA
- the cmtR gene encoding HTH-type transcriptional regulator CmtR, whose protein sequence is MAQLVDDRKSATIERRAKLFRGFADPSRLAILGALCNEPLAVHEIVERTELSQPNVSNHLRCLLDCGLVASDREGRFIRYRISNPRITVLLNDVDALLDVVAKGVEACDNYREA, encoded by the coding sequence ATGGCGCAATTGGTCGATGACCGCAAGAGCGCAACCATCGAGCGACGGGCGAAGCTGTTCCGCGGCTTCGCGGACCCGAGCCGCCTGGCCATCCTCGGTGCACTTTGCAACGAGCCATTGGCCGTTCACGAGATCGTCGAGCGGACCGAACTATCGCAACCCAACGTCTCCAACCATCTGAGGTGCCTGCTGGACTGCGGGCTTGTCGCCAGCGACCGCGAAGGGCGCTTCATCCGTTACCGTATCAGCAACCCGCGCATCACGGTCCTTCTGAACGATGTGGACGCACTTCTCGACGTGGTCGCAAAGGGTGTTGAGGCGTGTGACAATTATCGTGAGGCGTGA
- the dsbD_2 gene encoding Thiol:disulfide interchange protein DsbD precursor, giving the protein MIDLSALGLMAALLAGAVSFLSPCVLPLVPGYVSYVAGRTVSGSAAPSKGRAVWLSLCFVLGFSTIFILLGASATALGQTLLRWRYELNIVGGAIVILFGLFMIGAARLSAMERDLRFHLDLPGGQPVASYVLGLAFGFGWTPCIGPILGAILTASATSATIGEGVAMLAVYSAGLGVPFLVVAGFTDSIAGRLRGVGRWGRRLHQAAGGVMILMGLAMMTGRLSALAYWLLDTFPVLGRIG; this is encoded by the coding sequence ATGATTGACCTTTCGGCTCTTGGACTAATGGCGGCATTGCTGGCCGGTGCCGTTTCCTTTCTGTCGCCCTGCGTGCTGCCGCTCGTGCCCGGCTACGTATCCTACGTTGCTGGACGTACGGTCTCCGGCAGCGCAGCGCCTTCGAAGGGGCGGGCCGTCTGGCTCAGCCTCTGCTTCGTCCTCGGCTTCTCTACTATCTTCATCCTGCTCGGCGCCTCAGCCACCGCGCTCGGCCAAACCTTGCTGCGATGGCGCTACGAACTCAACATCGTGGGCGGCGCTATCGTGATTTTGTTCGGCCTGTTCATGATCGGGGCAGCGCGCCTGTCGGCCATGGAGCGCGACCTGCGCTTCCATCTCGACCTGCCGGGCGGGCAACCGGTCGCCTCCTACGTGCTCGGGCTCGCCTTCGGTTTCGGCTGGACACCATGCATCGGCCCGATCCTCGGCGCCATCCTGACCGCCAGCGCAACGAGCGCGACGATTGGCGAGGGCGTCGCGATGCTTGCTGTCTACTCGGCCGGTCTTGGGGTCCCGTTTCTGGTCGTCGCGGGGTTCACCGACAGTATTGCCGGCAGGCTGCGCGGCGTCGGTCGTTGGGGGCGGCGCCTGCATCAGGCTGCGGGCGGCGTCATGATCCTGATGGGCTTGGCGATGATGACCGGTCGTTTGAGCGCCTTGGCCTACTGGCTGCTGGACACCTTCCCGGTCCTTGGGCGGATCGGATGA
- the czcD_3 gene encoding Cadmium, cobalt and zinc/H(+)-K(+) antiporter, protein MANTENAGSTADVPPVRYRVSGMDCAKDAAQIERAAQAAGVAPGDVKVSAATHIMTLTAPEVRLPDIEKAVAVTGYGFDRIEGDEDIPPNPAHQDPAYRRALWIVVILNVGYGVLEMIGGFISGSQAVKADALDFIGDGAITFLGLLAIGWSLAWRARSALIQGIFLGLLGLGVLGTTIVRVFERTTPDAGLMGLLGMIALVVNVISVLPLLRFRKGDANMRAVWLFSRNDAIGNAAVVVAAGLVAWLGSAWPDLIVAFGIAGLFLHSSWAIIRDARADLKAAA, encoded by the coding sequence ATGGCCAACACCGAAAATGCCGGATCGACGGCAGATGTCCCGCCCGTCCGTTACCGGGTTTCCGGTATGGATTGCGCCAAGGATGCCGCGCAGATCGAGCGGGCGGCACAGGCAGCCGGGGTCGCGCCCGGCGATGTGAAAGTGTCGGCCGCGACGCACATCATGACACTGACTGCACCCGAAGTGCGCCTGCCGGACATCGAAAAGGCAGTCGCGGTGACAGGCTATGGCTTCGACCGGATCGAGGGCGATGAAGACATTCCGCCGAATCCCGCCCATCAGGACCCGGCCTACCGCCGTGCCCTCTGGATCGTCGTGATCCTGAACGTGGGATACGGGGTCCTCGAAATGATCGGCGGTTTCATTTCCGGATCGCAGGCCGTGAAGGCCGATGCGCTCGATTTCATCGGCGACGGCGCGATCACCTTCCTTGGCCTGCTGGCCATCGGCTGGAGCCTCGCCTGGCGGGCACGGTCGGCCTTGATCCAAGGCATCTTCCTCGGCCTGCTCGGCCTTGGCGTCCTCGGCACGACCATCGTGCGAGTCTTCGAACGGACGACGCCGGATGCAGGTCTAATGGGCCTGCTTGGCATGATCGCCCTTGTCGTCAACGTCATCTCCGTTCTGCCGCTGCTGCGGTTCCGCAAGGGCGACGCGAACATGCGGGCCGTCTGGCTATTCTCGCGCAACGACGCCATCGGCAATGCGGCGGTTGTCGTTGCCGCCGGTCTCGTGGCGTGGCTGGGCAGCGCCTGGCCGGACCTCATCGTCGCCTTCGGCATCGCCGGACTGTTCCTGCACTCGTCCTGGGCGATCATTCGCGATGCGCGGGCCGATCTGAAGGCAGCGGCATGA
- the gor gene encoding Glutathione reductase, producing the protein MNEDYDLIVIGAGMAGVAAANKCGAAGWRVAIVDALPYGGTCALRGCDPKKILRRGAEIMDAARLMQGKGIDPGDLSINWADLMAHKRGFTDPVPDKMEKGLSGNGVETLHGAARFTGSNTLEVDGTAYQSERFLVAAGAMPRPLSFTGADLVIDSTDFLNLEALPNRVLFIGGGFVSFEFAHIAARAGANPIIVDRGARPLRGFDPDLVEMLIDRSGGIGVDLMRETEIVSVSEASRAFTVEVKSGDETRTIETDLVVHGAGRVAALADLNLEAAGVDYSDKGIVVAPHLQSTTNSAVFAAGDCADTDGMPLTPVAVIEGKVAASNMLKDTQTAPDYAGIPTAVFTVPEVARVGMLESEARDAGYDVDVRFTDTGDWYSNYRIGETSAAAKVLVDKSNGKILGAHLFGPEYGELINFFGLAIKLGLAAKQLKSMTAAYPSVGSDLGSLL; encoded by the coding sequence ATGAATGAAGACTACGACCTGATCGTCATCGGGGCGGGCATGGCGGGCGTGGCCGCGGCCAACAAATGTGGCGCGGCAGGATGGCGTGTCGCCATTGTCGATGCGCTGCCCTACGGCGGCACCTGCGCATTGCGCGGCTGCGATCCAAAGAAAATCCTGCGGCGCGGTGCGGAAATCATGGACGCGGCACGGCTCATGCAGGGCAAGGGGATCGATCCCGGTGATCTGTCGATCAACTGGGCCGATCTGATGGCACACAAGCGTGGCTTCACCGATCCCGTGCCGGACAAGATGGAAAAGGGCCTGTCGGGCAACGGCGTCGAAACCCTGCATGGAGCCGCGCGGTTCACGGGAAGCAACACGCTGGAGGTCGATGGAACGGCATATCAGTCGGAACGGTTCCTCGTGGCCGCCGGTGCCATGCCCAGGCCGCTGAGCTTCACAGGGGCCGATCTCGTGATCGACAGCACGGATTTCCTCAACCTGGAGGCCCTTCCCAATCGGGTTCTTTTTATCGGTGGCGGCTTCGTGTCCTTCGAGTTTGCGCATATCGCCGCACGGGCCGGAGCCAACCCGATCATCGTGGATCGTGGCGCCCGGCCCTTACGCGGCTTCGATCCCGATCTGGTCGAAATGCTGATCGACCGCAGCGGCGGTATCGGCGTGGACCTGATGCGCGAAACCGAAATCGTGTCGGTCTCGGAAGCCAGTAGAGCATTCACTGTCGAGGTGAAGTCGGGCGATGAAACCCGAACAATCGAAACCGATCTGGTCGTGCATGGCGCGGGCCGTGTGGCAGCCCTGGCCGATCTGAATCTTGAGGCGGCTGGTGTTGATTACAGCGACAAGGGCATCGTTGTAGCCCCGCATCTGCAAAGCACGACGAACAGCGCGGTCTTTGCCGCCGGAGATTGCGCCGACACCGATGGCATGCCGCTGACGCCAGTCGCAGTGATCGAAGGGAAGGTCGCGGCCTCCAACATGCTCAAAGACACTCAGACCGCACCGGATTATGCCGGTATTCCTACAGCCGTCTTCACAGTCCCGGAAGTGGCGCGTGTCGGTATGTTGGAAAGTGAGGCAAGGGACGCCGGGTATGATGTCGATGTTCGGTTCACCGACACTGGCGATTGGTATTCGAACTACCGGATCGGCGAGACCTCTGCTGCCGCGAAGGTCCTCGTGGACAAGTCGAACGGCAAGATCCTCGGCGCGCACCTGTTCGGCCCGGAATACGGCGAACTGATCAATTTCTTCGGGCTGGCAATCAAGCTGGGCCTGGCGGCCAAGCAACTTAAGTCGATGACGGCGGCCTATCCAAGTGTTGGATCGGATTTGGGCTCGCTTCTCTGA
- a CDS encoding hypothetical protein (Segregation and condensation protein B-like), which yields MARDRHDADIDRELADLPPELRWREWVRRIEAVLFASASPVPREDLARVVGQGASVDLLIEDFAADLDGRAFELAQVAGGWMFRTRATYAPAIRAAADVGDQLLNLSEFDVAVLAAIAYHQPITRDGLKDIFGKEISRDLIGRLHARGLIGTGPRSPRRGAPYTFVTTEQFLVAFGLETLADLPEREQLADAGLEGGSQDLAARASRDLGL from the coding sequence ATGGCCAGGGATCGACACGACGCAGACATCGACCGCGAGCTGGCGGACCTGCCGCCAGAGCTGCGCTGGCGCGAATGGGTGCGCCGGATCGAGGCGGTGCTCTTTGCCTCTGCCTCTCCTGTTCCGCGCGAAGATCTGGCGCGGGTCGTGGGGCAGGGGGCCTCGGTCGACCTGCTGATCGAGGATTTTGCCGCCGATCTGGACGGTCGGGCCTTTGAGCTGGCGCAGGTGGCGGGCGGCTGGATGTTTCGGACGCGCGCGACCTATGCCCCCGCGATCCGCGCTGCGGCGGATGTCGGGGATCAATTGCTGAACCTGAGCGAATTCGACGTCGCGGTGCTGGCCGCCATCGCCTACCACCAGCCGATCACCCGCGACGGGCTGAAGGACATCTTCGGCAAGGAGATCAGCCGCGACCTGATCGGGCGGCTGCATGCGCGTGGCCTGATCGGGACCGGGCCACGGTCGCCTCGGCGAGGGGCGCCCTATACCTTCGTTACCACCGAGCAGTTTCTTGTCGCCTTCGGGTTGGAAACGCTCGCGGACCTGCCGGAGCGGGAGCAGTTGGCGGATGCGGGACTGGAAGGCGGTTCGCAGGACTTGGCGGCGCGCGCGTCGAGGGACCTCGGGCTTTAA
- the lspA_4 gene encoding Lipoprotein signal peptidase: protein MNSRVLGGLCAIAAFGLDQGTKALALNTPALERGVEVLPFLNLVRVLNDGVSFGMLGGIVPWWGLIALAGVIVAWLLIWLWRAPDRLTAAALGLIIGGALGNVLDRLRYQAVPDFLDFHYGTYHWPSFNLADVAIFCGAALLFWDSFRSAQNKPERNHREENVTGK from the coding sequence ATGAACAGCCGCGTTCTGGGCGGGCTCTGCGCGATCGCGGCGTTCGGCCTCGATCAGGGTACCAAGGCGCTTGCGCTGAACACACCGGCGCTTGAGCGCGGCGTCGAGGTTCTACCCTTTCTCAATCTCGTGCGGGTTCTGAACGATGGAGTCAGCTTCGGTATGCTGGGCGGGATCGTGCCTTGGTGGGGTCTCATCGCGCTTGCTGGCGTGATCGTGGCATGGCTGCTGATCTGGTTGTGGCGCGCGCCGGACAGGCTGACGGCTGCCGCTCTCGGTCTGATCATCGGCGGCGCGCTCGGCAATGTCCTCGACCGGCTGCGTTATCAGGCCGTCCCGGATTTTCTGGATTTCCATTACGGAACATACCACTGGCCGTCCTTTAATCTTGCGGATGTGGCGATTTTCTGCGGTGCGGCCCTGCTGTTCTGGGACAGCTTCCGCTCGGCGCAGAACAAGCCCGAACGTAACCACCGAGAAGAAAACGTTACGGGGAAATAA
- the tlpA_2 gene encoding Cytochrome c biogenesis protein TlpA encodes MDGDERDLTLADFEGRVVLLNIWATWCPPCREEMPTLDALQARLGGPDFHVLPLSIDRAGLEPVRRFYRETDIRNLDLYIAEDTRAMLALAVVGLPTTILIDRMGRELGRLAGPAEWNSPEAVAQISALIDERKQ; translated from the coding sequence GTGGACGGAGATGAGCGGGATCTGACGCTGGCGGACTTTGAGGGACGTGTCGTGCTTCTGAACATTTGGGCGACCTGGTGCCCGCCCTGTCGCGAGGAGATGCCGACGCTCGACGCGCTGCAAGCACGCCTCGGCGGACCGGATTTTCATGTTCTGCCGCTGTCGATCGATCGGGCCGGTCTCGAACCTGTGCGCCGTTTCTACCGAGAGACCGACATTCGCAACCTCGATCTCTATATCGCGGAGGATACGCGCGCGATGCTGGCCTTGGCAGTGGTGGGTCTGCCGACAACGATTCTGATCGACCGCATGGGGCGCGAGCTCGGGCGCCTCGCAGGCCCGGCCGAATGGAACAGCCCCGAAGCTGTCGCGCAGATAAGCGCTCTTATTGACGAACGGAAACAATAG
- the cypC gene encoding Fatty-acid peroxygenase: MSSIPSAKGIDSTLALLRNPYEFIPDTCRDLEGDLFETRILFQKTICMTGAAAAEVFYSEDGLVRAGSMPKRIQRTLLGEKGIQGLDGEAHRHRKRMFMSLMASERIEALENTTRDLLDRYARDWQAAEKVVLYDEVREILTRAACAWSGVPLPEAEVETRTAQMTALFQDAGAVGWKHWGARLARHRAERWTAGIIERLRDGSLQTGQESAAHVVATWRDLNGELLTSKVAAVELLNVVRPIVAVSAFIAQAAHALHRHPEWRQKLKDDEGQLEPFVQEVRRLYPFFPAVAARVKSDFEWRGYRFSKGYRVLLDLYGTNTDARSWDAPQEFRPERFQDREDNPYDFIPQGGGDHHKNHRCPGEWIAISQMKAFCSFLVNAIDFEVPDQDLDLETGELPPMPKSRFIMRNVRRRQ, from the coding sequence ATGTCCAGCATTCCATCCGCAAAGGGCATCGACAGCACGCTTGCCCTGCTGCGCAACCCATATGAGTTCATTCCGGACACATGCCGCGATCTTGAGGGCGACCTGTTCGAGACCCGCATCCTCTTTCAAAAGACGATCTGCATGACTGGTGCCGCAGCTGCGGAGGTCTTCTATTCCGAGGATGGGCTCGTGCGCGCAGGCTCGATGCCGAAGCGTATCCAGAGAACCCTGCTCGGCGAAAAGGGCATCCAGGGGCTCGATGGCGAGGCCCACCGTCATCGGAAGCGGATGTTTATGTCACTCATGGCGTCGGAGCGGATCGAAGCTCTCGAAAACACGACGCGGGACCTGTTGGACCGCTACGCACGGGACTGGCAAGCGGCGGAGAAGGTCGTTCTCTACGACGAAGTGCGCGAAATCCTCACCAGAGCTGCCTGCGCCTGGTCGGGCGTGCCGCTTCCCGAAGCGGAGGTCGAGACGCGGACGGCGCAGATGACGGCGCTCTTCCAAGACGCCGGGGCGGTCGGCTGGAAGCACTGGGGTGCGCGTCTGGCGCGGCATCGCGCAGAGCGTTGGACAGCCGGGATTATTGAACGGCTGCGCGACGGAAGCCTTCAGACAGGACAGGAAAGCGCCGCCCATGTCGTCGCGACGTGGCGCGATCTGAATGGGGAGCTGCTGACCTCCAAGGTTGCCGCCGTGGAGCTTCTGAACGTAGTACGCCCGATCGTCGCCGTCTCTGCGTTCATCGCCCAGGCGGCGCATGCCCTGCATCGGCATCCCGAGTGGCGGCAAAAGCTGAAGGACGACGAGGGACAGCTCGAACCTTTCGTGCAAGAGGTCCGCCGTCTGTATCCGTTCTTTCCCGCGGTCGCGGCACGGGTGAAGAGTGATTTCGAGTGGCGCGGATATCGCTTTTCCAAAGGGTACAGGGTTCTGCTCGACCTATACGGCACGAATACCGACGCTCGTTCGTGGGACGCGCCGCAAGAGTTCCGGCCCGAGCGGTTTCAGGATCGGGAAGACAACCCCTACGACTTCATTCCGCAGGGCGGTGGCGATCACCACAAGAACCACCGTTGTCCGGGCGAGTGGATCGCGATCAGCCAGATGAAGGCGTTTTGCAGTTTCTTGGTGAACGCCATCGACTTCGAAGTGCCGGATCAGGATCTGGATCTGGAAACCGGAGAACTGCCACCCATGCCTAAATCCCGGTTCATCATGCGCAACGTCAGGCGTCGGCAGTAG
- the xerC_3 gene encoding Tyrosine recombinase XerC, producing MSKIQLPAIKPKRRPWNRGRLVGQKRPLLPKQVWAIRARLELASNLRDLALFNLAIDSKLRGCDLVGLRVAQLVVGDRVRERVSVIQSKTRRPVQFEVTENTRASISEWVKRPEMIGCAFLFPSRFHARPHISTRQYARLVREWVTAIGLEPSGYGTHSLRRTKAAQIYRKTGNLRAVQLLLGHTKVDSTVRYLGVELEDALSIAESVDI from the coding sequence ATGTCCAAAATCCAACTCCCCGCCATCAAGCCGAAGCGACGCCCTTGGAACCGTGGCAGGCTCGTTGGCCAGAAACGGCCTCTGCTGCCGAAACAGGTCTGGGCGATCCGTGCGCGCCTCGAACTCGCGAGCAACCTTCGCGATCTCGCTCTGTTCAATCTCGCCATCGACAGCAAGTTGCGGGGCTGCGACCTCGTCGGTCTGAGGGTCGCCCAGCTCGTTGTCGGCGATCGTGTCCGCGAACGCGTATCGGTCATCCAGAGCAAGACGCGCCGCCCCGTTCAGTTCGAAGTCACGGAAAACACCCGAGCTTCGATCTCGGAGTGGGTGAAGCGGCCGGAGATGATCGGCTGCGCCTTCCTGTTCCCGAGCCGGTTTCACGCCAGGCCGCACATTTCGACGCGACAATACGCGCGGCTCGTCCGAGAGTGGGTGACGGCGATCGGTCTCGAGCCGAGCGGCTACGGCACGCACTCGTTGAGGCGCACCAAGGCTGCACAAATCTACCGCAAAACAGGCAATCTTCGCGCGGTCCAGCTCCTGCTCGGTCACACCAAGGTGGACAGTACGGTCCGGTACCTGGGCGTTGAACTTGAGGATGCTCTGAGCATCGCGGAGTCGGTCGACATTTGA
- the cycY_1 gene encoding Cytochrome c biogenesis protein CycY codes for MILPILLFGLLGVVFYWGLWNNDDRLPSTLIGRPIPEFALPPIEGRQDGLASANLLDQVSLVNVWASWCVPCRTENPLLVELAQAGTVPIYGINYKDDAEAALAFLDELGNPFSRIGADRSGRVAIDWGVYGVPETYVIDAEGQIAYKHVGPFDQASLEEDILPVVRRLQAESDS; via the coding sequence ATGATTTTGCCTATTCTTCTGTTTGGGTTGCTGGGCGTAGTCTTCTACTGGGGCCTCTGGAACAACGACGACCGGTTGCCCTCGACGCTGATCGGAAGACCAATCCCGGAATTCGCGCTCCCGCCCATCGAAGGGCGGCAGGACGGCCTAGCCTCGGCGAACCTGCTAGACCAGGTTTCTCTCGTAAATGTGTGGGCATCATGGTGTGTTCCTTGCCGGACGGAGAACCCGCTTCTCGTCGAACTGGCCCAAGCGGGCACCGTTCCGATCTACGGAATCAACTACAAGGACGATGCCGAGGCTGCGCTGGCTTTTCTCGACGAGCTCGGCAACCCCTTCTCGCGTATCGGCGCGGACCGATCAGGCCGCGTTGCGATAGACTGGGGCGTCTATGGGGTGCCGGAAACATACGTAATCGATGCCGAGGGGCAGATTGCATACAAGCATGTCGGCCCCTTTGATCAGGCCTCGCTTGAGGAGGATATTTTGCCGGTCGTGCGCCGGTTGCAGGCGGAGAGCGACTCGTGA
- a CDS encoding cation diffusion facilitator family transporter, with protein MAKNQDNRQTNLKRGIRVEIASLVYNVIEVVVSVTVGLLTGSAALVSWGLDSTVEATSAATLIWRLKSEVDGADKRTVLHRKKVALFVVACAFWIVVAAILYEAVSAFISQDTPDFNWWGIAILGASLVVNPFLAWGKYRYGKRLDAPALKYDAKDTMICQYQTIVVLAGIGLTQWMGWWWADPVAALLIVPYVAWEAFEATKDARSVDPDEAEATADA; from the coding sequence ATGGCAAAAAACCAAGATAACCGGCAGACCAATCTCAAGCGCGGCATCCGCGTCGAGATCGCCAGCCTCGTCTACAACGTGATCGAGGTCGTCGTATCCGTCACCGTAGGACTTCTGACCGGCAGCGCAGCGCTGGTGAGCTGGGGTCTCGACAGCACGGTCGAGGCCACCTCGGCCGCGACTCTGATCTGGCGCTTGAAGAGTGAGGTGGACGGTGCCGACAAGCGCACGGTCCTGCATCGCAAGAAGGTCGCGCTCTTCGTGGTCGCCTGTGCCTTTTGGATCGTCGTCGCGGCGATCCTCTACGAGGCGGTATCCGCGTTCATCTCGCAGGACACGCCCGACTTCAATTGGTGGGGTATCGCGATCCTGGGTGCTTCGCTCGTGGTCAACCCGTTCCTCGCCTGGGGCAAGTATCGCTATGGCAAACGACTCGATGCACCCGCCCTGAAGTACGATGCCAAGGACACGATGATCTGCCAGTATCAGACAATCGTGGTGTTGGCCGGGATCGGTCTGACGCAATGGATGGGCTGGTGGTGGGCCGATCCGGTCGCGGCGCTTCTGATCGTGCCCTACGTTGCGTGGGAGGCGTTCGAGGCCACCAAAGATGCGCGGTCGGTCGATCCGGACGAGGCCGAAGCTACTGCCGACGCCTGA
- the ycgJ_3 gene encoding putative methyltransferase YcgJ codes for MRLYEKHILPRLTHLAMGQDQLLPYRRRAVSGLHGRVLEIGIGSGLNLALYPEAVHQIIGVDPSPELLSRASQTSHGLMPATEMIEGVAEALPLEDRSVDCVVATWTLCSVLEPEKVLAEIRRVLKPDGVFRFVEHGLAPEPSVQRWQRWLTPVWKHCAGNCHLDRPTDALVEKSRFRIERLDTGYATGPKPMVFMYEGFACID; via the coding sequence ATGCGATTGTACGAGAAACATATCCTCCCTCGGCTGACGCATCTGGCGATGGGCCAGGATCAGCTTCTTCCCTACCGGCGCCGCGCCGTCTCCGGGCTGCATGGGCGTGTACTGGAGATCGGGATCGGCTCGGGCCTGAACCTTGCGCTCTACCCCGAGGCCGTGCATCAGATCATCGGTGTTGACCCGTCGCCCGAACTCCTCTCTCGGGCCTCGCAAACCTCCCATGGCCTGATGCCCGCGACCGAGATGATCGAGGGCGTCGCCGAGGCGTTGCCGCTGGAGGATCGCAGCGTCGATTGCGTCGTCGCCACCTGGACGCTCTGCAGCGTGTTGGAGCCGGAGAAGGTGCTTGCCGAGATCCGGCGCGTTCTCAAGCCGGATGGCGTTTTCCGCTTTGTCGAGCATGGTTTGGCGCCGGAGCCCAGTGTCCAGCGCTGGCAGCGCTGGCTCACGCCTGTCTGGAAACATTGCGCCGGGAACTGTCACCTTGATCGCCCGACGGACGCCCTGGTCGAGAAGAGCAGGTTTCGGATCGAGCGACTCGACACCGGCTATGCGACAGGGCCGAAGCCTATGGTCTTCATGTATGAAGGGTTCGCATGCATCGACTAG